The nucleotide window TCAGCAGCCAAAACAAAGGTCAGTGATGACAAAGGATCCCTTGTCTTACACCTCTTTTGCAGTGAAATTGCTTTTAAGACACCCCATGTAACATAATTGAAGAACATCTTGAGCTGAAGATCATCTTAATCCACATAATCCATCCCACAAGCGCCTCCAATTTATACGTCGTCGAGTAGGGAGTCGTGGGCCTGGGCTTAGACCCACGATTGAGTCGCATTTGTGAACGACTCGCTAATTAATTCGGAATTAATTAACCTTTCCCAACAAAAGTAAAGCGCAAGCATAGGTCTGAGCTTGGCTCGATTCATGAAACACGATGCATGCACATGATGAGGTGGGCAGCGGCATAGGAGGATCACACGTGTACCACTCTTCTCAAGTTCCGAATGGCAAGTGGTAGAGCAGCCCATATAAAGAGGCCTCAACTCTCCTCAATTTGGGAGGTGGTACTAAACTTCACACCACTTGTCATGCACTTACATGGCCATAAAAGATTGACCACGAATTATTGTCTTATATGGGCCAAGGCCCATCTATAATTCAACAGTGGCCACCGCCTATAATGGTGTGTGTCACTGAGCCGacctttattattattattattttgagaAGATATTGCCTGGTTTTTTGTTTTCTCACCTTTCTGTGTTTTTCATCAATTTTAATAGTTTTTCTTTGGCTAGTTCCTgtatttttgttttttgtttgttttatCTTTTCCCCTTTGTtcttctctttttatttttagCTTTCACATGCTAATTCATGAATATGTTTAAAAGGATGATTTTTTAAAGACATTGAACTTTTTTTAAAAGAAATCACTATTatttttttgaactcatgaacaTATTTTAATTAGTGAATAATTTTAAAGTTCATGAACATATTGTAAGTTTGTGAACATTTTAAATTTTCAATTTTTTCAAACTCATGTATGTTATTTGAAATCCACGGATATTTTTAAATTCACAGTCATTTTATAAAAATCCAAGATCTTTTTAAAGTACATAAACTTTTGATGTAATGAACTTCTTTAAGTAAAAAGTACGATAACCGTTTTTTTTTCTGAGCTAGCAGTGGAGCGACTGAAAAAAACTAAGAGAACAAGTGAAATAGGGAGCCGAgccaagccgagagcttcatgtGCCGGCCCATGTGAGCCTTATAACAACAATTCCACGATTTCAGCGTGGAATGAGAGCTCTCAAGGGACTCATACAACCACCATCAACTGACACCGAGGCGGAAACATGGAAGGACTCCACAACAATGCACCTAACAACTTCACTCTTATCTCAGAACAATATTGTCTTCAGTAGCAGGCCAACACCATATATATGGATGAAAGAACATAACATAATTTAAACCCAAGCCAACATAGAAAAAAGAGTTAATCCTACAGGTGAAGAACGGCGCGGCGAAGCGCACATTAGCCTCTAGTAATAAGCAACACCACATGCTAAATATGTGTGCATGTGTGCGTGCGCGGGTGCGTGAAGTCCAAGATTGCAGGCCTATTCAAAATCAATGGGCTCTCCAAACGGCAAGGAATGGCAAAGAACCGCAGCATGGCAGGCGGTACCATGGCACACACGGAGAAGATTCAATCAATAGCTGCGGCCCCAAAACGACCAGGTCTTGGCGGGCTTTCCAGAAGCAAAGCACACAGTTCCTGAAAATTTCAGCGCAAAATACCACATGCAGACGATCAGAGCCACGAACATCAGCAAAACAGAAACCTAAAACGTAGCCCACCTGCACTGAAATTTTAGGAAATCTGATACCGTATATACCTTCTGGAAGATCTGGTTGATCGAATGGAGCACACAATGTTTTGGCAGAGCCGAGATTGCCTTCGGTCCGAGCCCTCACGTCCTTCTCAACCTCCTGCACCGAAGGCAAGAAATTGAGTGATAAACATGCTGAGGGGAAACCCTATTACAACGATGCAGAATATAATATACGTGGAGAAGGCCTTCACTTACCTCTTCATCGCACCATGGAGCCAAGATCAGCTTCTTGTCATTCAAAGCTGCTGTGAATTCGTCCCAAGTGTAGACGACTTCAATGCAAGCATCTCTCTTCTGCTTGGCTGTTTGAAACAAGCTATCTTGAATCCCATCCAGCAACACCTTTACATGCTCAACCAAATCGGTCGAAAGAATATCAACCTTTGCACCATTGTCTCGCCGGACGACGGGCACCTGAAAAGACAAAATATGTGTTTGAATAACCCGCAGAATGGATGTTCATGACATGATGACAAATCTTTGTTAACTCTGTAAAAAACTGTATGCTGACAACTCCAGGTACCTGCTTGTTTGCCAGATCTTTCAGATCTATCTCGATTCTCaggggaacacctttcatttccCAGTGAGAATATTTCCATTCCAGAGAGTAGTTCTCACGAGTATCCAAGTCTGCGCGAATCCCAGCTTGGTTTAGAGTGCATACAATCGTCTCGCATGCTTCGTTAATAGCCGTCGTGTCCGCATCCTCTAATGGATCAGGAATAACTATGACCTGGATAGGTGCCACCCTTGGTGGCAGCACTAAGCCCTTGTCATCGCCATGGGTCATCACCATCACTCCAATCTGCAAGAAGACCATAAGTGCTGCATATTATTAGATATCTGAACATAATTTAGGTGGAACATTCGGATGGGATATTTCAGACACAAAATAATTGTACACATGCAATACATTTTCCGACAACATATAGAACACCCCACAATATTGCCAAGATTACCACATGGTTATTCACAGCCCGCTGAATTAGCACCAAAATTCTCAACTTGATGAGAAAATAAAACAGAACACTAACTACCAACTGTCCAGCTGCCACTACACAGAAGTGTCTAGTTAGTTACAATATCAAAAACAGTTGTCGTGAAAATTAAGAAAAATGGTTTCCccccgctttatattataaagcaaaCACCCGATATATCCAACTCGCTGGGGCCGCAGCACAGATAAGCCCAAAAGAAAAACAACAAGAAGAAAGAGAAATAAATGCCGACACGGCAGATCAACGAAGAAGGGAAGTCCGGTAACCGCTGCACCCTCCGAAGAAGTACCACCACGCTCCCAGCATCCCGAAGCGCTGCGCCCCAAGCAACATCCTCAAGAGGGAGTGCGACGATGCCGCCGCTGTTGCCCGAACAAgttctagggtttcccccggtacGCGAGGGATAGTGGGGAAGGGGTATACCCGATGCCCCTCAGGAAGGTCCGACGGCGCCCGCAGGCGTCATCGCATCGATGCCGGCCAGGCCGACAGGGATTTCTCCCGATCCAcaaccaccacctccacctcagGCATTTTGAAATGCACCACCTCCTCAGCCACCCACCAGCTTGTGCCACCATGATTACCGGACAACCCTCCCCGCTTCACTGGAGCTGTCAACACGAGGCTTGGAGAGGAAGAGGAGACACCAGCCACGGGAGCGACCACAACTCGACCGGAAGGAGGGGACAGCCTCCACCGCCACAGCGGAGCCGACCGGACGCGGCGACGAGGACTTGCCAGGCCTCGATGGCCCGGCCGAGCCCACATGGACCCGGACAGTCCTGTCACCACGCTGCAGCACGCCGGCCAACGAAGTCCTCACCGCCCGAGACCGCCACCACCAAGGAACTTCGCCGCCGAGCACCAAGCCACCGGCCCGCCCCAACCCAGATGGGCCCAAAAGGCCGAGCACCAAGCCACCGGCCCGCCCCAACCCAGATGGGCCCAAAAGGGCCCAGATCTGGGCTGGGCGGGCGCCACCAGCCACAACGCCACCGCGCCGCCCACCGGCCGCACCGCCGCGTCGAGAGCCACCGGGCCCGCGGCACCACCACCGAGGGGCCGCACCGATGCAGACCGAGGAGCACCGCCGCAGGCCACCACCGTTCGAGCAGGAGGGAACCGCGCGCGGGGAAAGGGTAGGCCTGCCGCCGCCAGCACCACGCGGCCGAGGCCCGGTGGCGCTcgctggcggcggcgggaggaggcagGGGCGGGGGAGGGGCGCTGGAGAGGAGCGACGAAGGGGCCCCCGGTCGCCCCACTCGGGGAGACGACGCGGGGGTACGGGGAAGGGAAGGGAGGGGTAGGGGAGCGGGCTCTGGCCGCGGCGGCGGCCCCgcgccgccggcggcggcgagggaacCCTAGGAGCGGGGCGGTCGCGAGAGGGGAGCGGGCTCTCACGCGCGGCTTCGCACTGACTGGGTGTTCTTTTTTCGTCGTGAAAATTACACCCAGATGTATACCAGCATTCCCCACCTTACCATTTCCTACTATTGATACGTGAATGCTTTGGCAGTGCTAAGAGGATACTTTTGAAAGAAAGTAGCTATGCATGTATAGAATCGACagcatgtactccctctgtaaactaatataagagcatttagattactaaagtagtgatctaaacgctcttatattagtttacggagtgAGTATGTCATAAATGCCATGTACCTATTTTGCCACCTGTTGTTCTTACAAAGTGAATTTATAAGCTAATCAAATAATTTACATCAACCAGCAAGATGTATAATCAGGTAAGTACATATGTATAATATATGAAAACCGTCATTGTCATTTCCAACACTTCAGCATTCAGAAGAAAGTAAAACAGAGAAAGAAATAGAAACCCATATCAAGTAGAGGGTAAGAATTACCGAGCGGGTGGTGTACGCCCAAGAATTCTGGCACACCAAGGACCTTTtgttcttctctttctttttttgagCGGGATCATTCTCATCCTCGAAAAAGATTTCAAACTTCTTTGCAAAGTTTTGACCAAGACAATTTGAAGTTGCGGCTTGTATACCACGGCCAGTGTTTGGAATGAAGGCCTGAAAATAAACGTACAGCTTGCCTTCTTACTAGGACAGCTTTAAGAAAGCTAAATCTAGCAAAGTTCTCATATCAATACCTCAACACTAGCTGTATAAAGTCCACCAGCGAATTTTTCCATCTCACTTTTCCTCCCTTTGGACACTggaactgctaaaaattcttcaTATATCCTTCGGTAGAGTTCCAATATACGGAGAACCTGATAAAACTGTGAACATTGAAATTCCACATGTAGGTTGGCATAGAATCATTTTATCAAACACACCTTATAATGAACACAGCAATATTTCATTCATTCGAGTATGCCTTTGATACGCGAGGACTTGAGCAACTAGTTATTGGGAAAAATTACTTACATAAAAACAAGATTATTTGTGTTTGAGATATGAAAGAGTGACGTTATATGAGTTTCAACTTTCCGGTGATGTAATTTAAACAGTGATATTTTTTTAATCCATAATAGACGTTTCGTATCGTATAGTTTCATACGCTAAATAGGTCAGCTGCTGCGCTGCTTCAGACTAGCCATTTATTGTAACATCCTAAATTTTCAATTtagaatgttatacactagatcatcatggcatatcatatttatttgcttttggttttgatcctagaaattccacgcaactcaaggacccacggagagagttggggatttcgttattttcatatttgagttttctcaaattttgcgaataggatcatttgattttaattattttatcatcaattatttctattacaaaaatatgagagagggaataaaatgactttcccaaaataaagaaatattgaggatttaataataaaataaaataagaatttatttcggagtttttcgttattttatttgaatttaggaaaaatgtgtgtttttcaaaattgcatttaggccccaaataaatgttcaccttgtgcggcttgattttagaagcccgggaaattttatttcgggatttttgaagtccatttagtatttcttttatttgtttttctgcgcggaataactaaaaaaacgcgaaccgactttgggccgtacccgagcgggactcctcccgggggcagcctttaaatagccgCCGCCCGAGCTGCCCCAGCCCACCTGAGCCGCCgccaaccctaaccctagccgtgCCTTGATCCGTgcgcccgccgccgtcgccggagccgccgccgacccgcctcccgaggaaaaaaaaagaagagagaaaaaaaaggagtcgcggttttatttttttagtttcgttttttttaaaatagatcgatttttccggtttatttatttaacGAGCGTTCATCCGTTCGTTCATTCTAGCGAacattcgtcgtttttctttttctcggattaaatccgtgatttttctgatcatgattcttgatccgattttcgttttagtataactttttgctcgtttatcggaatcaggtgattcaaacgcctggagtttcgtctcgaaaccctctatccgtttaaccaacttaaacaagtttttgccactgtaaaaattgccctaaatccagaatagtaaacaaagcttgtttcttttgccgtttgactttcgttgcttcgtttgatttgattctttttgcaaaccggagttcttaagttgaaccttctggttagatctcttatttgagttttacccatgcattagatgaatacttattgtatgcttgtttgtttgtctgcgatagaatacccggagtgcgccgcctgttacttcgaatctctaggtttcgcggatcatcagcaaggcaagtaacactttgatcatacctcctactacccaattttattgcattagatcaatcctcaaacattgcatgattatgatctaattaaattgtgggatgggaattagttaaggtagtacctattacctgttgtattatcaaacctttgggagttatttTTATGTTTGCTTactattgccatgctatgctagtagacgaggattgggtgagtgatatccatgacagatgtgagtttgttaattaatggtttatctaaggtggcaacttaaatacacatctggatggattgaggtacctgggtattccaggattgcctgtttttctttatggaccgccacccaggcccaaagggatcatgagatttttcatactagaaacttcagtgtgcagccacaagctattatgggctctagcatagttgattaagtcgtgcgaactcttacagggtagactagcagatgtaggggaaagtaggtgtaacggtctatccatcgtaaggtgctagcgcttctaaaagactatgtctcggtcatccgtttctcaaacaccatgtagtgcgagaaaccaaacggaggcgatcgagtcttgtggggaaaaatgcgcaaacctgtgcagagtgtataaactaatcatggttagccgtgtccccggttatggacagcttgagtatctagtacttggattatcatgtgaatctcaacatgttactctaaaaattaattttgttggggtttgtttaatgatgatgcttaattgggattgaggatgctgtcaaccattctcaatgtttaacaactaacatgatagttaaataaaatttattcctttgcagtaggaaaaaattggcttttcgcaaaacaataaccatagagctttccaccagccaaatatgtatatagtatagctgtttcattccattactctctatgtgttactttgccagcatattccatgtgctgacccgtttcgggctgcaacgttaatgttgcagacttttcagacgatgattaaggagttttaggtcgtggttctatactcagtgatgccgttggagttgatggactcacttatcttccaagccttccgctgttatagttattagatggccttaagccatatttattgtagtaaattctctattgagacactcgatgtaataagtgtgtgattgctactctgttataaatcctctgagtactgtgtggtgtcagcattactgatccagggatgacacctgagcacagagatcagactgtttaaggtctggtcgctacagagatggtatcagagcatacgctgactgtaggacacgaccactaagctaaagacctagatcactattcactctcttctcttctgacctctcatcttttctactctttaggatggtggatgcaaggaacaagttcacgcaaccggatgacgatacaccctttggacgtcacttgaaggaagtcactagatacctgaacataggagtaccaagcttcatcgaaacctacaacgccaccttacctgaagaaaagcgctggatgattcaagttcaacttccaggaaggacgttcatgccagtcactgagcccatagagttttcttttgatgcaccaacttggagtctaggaaagagcatggcagctcacatcgccatgggacgcattggagaagtctaccgcaatgatctcaaggatactatctaccagatttgtgggcgccgagatgaacactgggagatgatcagcactaggaaggatagatcagttgcagcttttatccaggagttaaaccagcacattcgacgacaggagaaccagatgtgcgccgacatgatagacctgaagaaggcaaggacaagaatcaaggaactggaggaagaactcaaggctacacgtgaagattatgaagaggaaatagaagtattagtggagaagaatgacgatctgatcaagaagatcggaatatttatgggaggccctataccagtagatgaagacgaagaacccaaggagattcgcccggaagactacatcattatcgacgacaccgactcggatccagatgatagcgatgatgactatgttgatgaagccggagcagatatcatggagtctgcaaccgaaaaatatttctagtagaccacctcatcagtagtagcagtccaccatgtaaatacagtagtctgaagcacttttgcgatagttagatcgattgtatgcccttgtttgattgaatgaagtgaattgtttgattttgccacatgtgcatatgggtagtgttttctctttagaccccctctattctaaatctcatcttttctaaaccctcagatgcctccgagatgtgaccccggatttacctttccaccggagctcacccagttgatccagcagcagaacacattgatgcagttgctagtccagaatcagaatcaggggaacaacaacaacaaaccaccaccacctgttgatcacttagcccgtttttttaggctgaatccgccggtgttttccagtagcaccgagccgatagtagcagaagattggctccgtaagacagctagagagttgaccacagcaggatgcacagatgcggagaaggtgaagtttgccgcacatcagcttgaaggacccgcagcatcatggtgggagaatttcacagccactttccctgtcgacactgtcacttgggaccagtttcagcaggcttttcaaactgcccatgtttcagcaggagctatggccatgaagaagcgtgagtttcgcaacttgcgtcagggaggacggacagttggccagtatgtggaggactttagtaaattagcacgttatgcccaagatgacgttgctacggatgcagctaagcaggagaagtttctggaaggactgaatgatgagttgagcatgcagttgatggtagcaaccttcaacaactatcaggagttggtagactgtgctcttatgattgaaggcaagcagcagcaaattgagaactgcaagaggaagtacaattctggagcccagcagaagccacgttttacccctagaccaggaggacattttcagcatacccatggaggaggtagctcgcacaatcacaacggcgccaagaatggtaatggcaatggaggaagcaacggccaggaccgtaccaacccatcaaccccagccaagaaggacctgagccaagtcacttgctttaagtgccagaagaccggacattatgccaatgaatatcctgaaggccagaatggcaatggaagctctgggaagaagccgaaccctttcaacaggggacaggtgaaccacgttaacgtggaggaggttgaagagcagccagataCCGTAATCGGTAAATTTTTGGTTAAGTCaattactgcactcgttctttttgatactggtgcatcgcattcatacatatcaaggggatttgtggataagtataacctgcccactaaggttcttagaacacctatgctagtaaactcaccaggagcggagtatatggccagtcaaggatgttttcaagtgccattgagtattggtaggcatgtgtttcccttagatttaatcattttggaatcacaaggattggatgtaattctgggtatggattggctatcgatgtacggaggaaacattgattgcgctagtaagacaattttgcttactaccccagaagggagaaggatcaagtatgtatcccgacatgtgccaaaagggactcaagtaaattgtttaacaagagttgtgcaggaggaggtaccagtggtaagggatttccctgaagtatttccagaagagttgccaggcatgccatcggatagagatattgagtttttgattgagctattgccaggcacagggccaatatcaaagagaccatacaggatgcctgcaaaggatttggtcgaaattaagaagcaaattaaggagttattggataaaggatacattcgcccaatttcgtcgccttggggatcaccagtacttctagtggagaaaaaggatggatcgttaaggatggttgttgattatcgaggattgaatgaagtaaccatcaagaacaagtacccactaccaatgatcaatgatctgtttcatcgattgcaaggagctaaggtattttccaagatcgatctgcgatcaggataccaccagttgaagattcgagaacaggatatacctaagatagcttttaccatcaggtatgggctgtacgagtataccgttatatcatttggtctgactaacgcacctgcctattttatgaacatgatgaacaaagtgtttatggagtttttggataagttcatcgtggtgttcattgatgatattctggtttactcgaaaagtgaagaggagcataaggagcatttgcgattggtacttgagaagctcagagaacatcagttgtatgccaagttcagcaaatgtgagttttggttgaaggaagtaggattggacacgttatatccggagaaggtatatcagtagatcccactaaagttgatactgtgaccaagtgggaagcaccaaccacagttggagagatccggagtttccttggactcgcaggatactatcggagattcattgagaatttctcaaagattgcgaagcctatgacggagttgttgaaaaaggataccaagttcatatggactgaggagtgtgaggctagtttccaggagttgaagaaacgcttggttacttcacccgtgttgattttgccagaccagaccaaggattatgaggtgtactgcgacgcttcacgtcgaggacttggagcagtgcttatgcaggaagggagagttgtttcatatgcctcaagacagcttaaacctcacgagttgaattatgccatgcatgatttggagttagcagccgtagtgcatgcactgaagacttggagacatttcctcattgaaaatcattgtgaggtgtacacggatcacaagagtttgaagtacattttcacgcagaaggagttaaacctcagacaaaggagacggttggagctcatcaaggattatgatatgagattgcattaccatcccggaaaggctaacgtagtagctgacgcattaagccgtaagagccacgtcaacaccctaatgacgggagaattaccaagggagttagtcgaaaatcttcgagagttatgtttggaaatagttccgagaggctatgtagcagcattggagattcagtcaactttgatggataaaatcagagaagctcagaagactgacaaggagattgcctctataaaggagaaaatgagcgaaggaaaggctaaaggatttcgtgaggatgagcacgacaccctatggtttgaagaccgtttttatgtgcctaatgacctggagatcaggaagttgattctgcaaaaggca belongs to Triticum urartu cultivar G1812 chromosome 7, Tu2.1, whole genome shotgun sequence and includes:
- the LOC125521045 gene encoding proline--tRNA ligase, cytoplasmic-like isoform X1, which translates into the protein MAFKKDDNFGEWYSEVVVNSEIIEYHDISGCYILRPWAMEIWELLKEFFDAEIKKLKLKSYYFPLFVTVNVVQKKKDHFEDFAPEVAWVTKTGNSELEAPIAIRPTSETAMYPYFAKWIRSHRNLPLRCNQWCSVVRWECSNPIPLIRSREFLWQEGHTVFATKEESDEEFYQVLRILELYRRIYEEFLAVPVSKGRKSEMEKFAGGLYTASVEAFIPNTGRGIQAATSNCLGQNFAKKFEIFFEDENDPAQKKKEKNKRSLVCQNSWAYTTRSIGVMVMTHGDDKGLVLPPRVAPIQVIVIPDPLEDADTTAINEACETIVCTLNQAGIRADLDTRENYSLEWKYSHWEMKGVPLRIEIDLKDLANKQVPVVRRDNGAKVDILSTDLVEHVKVLLDGIQDSLFQTAKQKRDACIEVVYTWDEFTAALNDKKLILAPWCDEEEVEKDVRARTEGNLGSAKTLCAPFDQPDLPEGTVCFASGKPAKTWSFWGRSY
- the LOC125521045 gene encoding proline--tRNA ligase, cytoplasmic-like isoform X2 codes for the protein MAFKKDDNFGEWYSEVVVNSEIIEYHDISGCYILRPWAMEIWELLKEFFDAEIKKLKLKSYYFPLFVTVNVVQKKKDHFEDFAPEVAWVTKTGNSELEAPIAIRPTSETAMYPYFAKWIRSHRNLPLRCNQWCSVVRWECSNPIPLIRSREFLWQEGHTVFATKEESDEEVLRILELYRRIYEEFLAVPVSKGRKSEMEKFAGGLYTASVEAFIPNTGRGIQAATSNCLGQNFAKKFEIFFEDENDPAQKKKEKNKRSLVCQNSWAYTTRSIGVMVMTHGDDKGLVLPPRVAPIQVIVIPDPLEDADTTAINEACETIVCTLNQAGIRADLDTRENYSLEWKYSHWEMKGVPLRIEIDLKDLANKQVPVVRRDNGAKVDILSTDLVEHVKVLLDGIQDSLFQTAKQKRDACIEVVYTWDEFTAALNDKKLILAPWCDEEEVEKDVRARTEGNLGSAKTLCAPFDQPDLPEGTVCFASGKPAKTWSFWGRSY